In Ahaetulla prasina isolate Xishuangbanna chromosome 6, ASM2864084v1, whole genome shotgun sequence, a single window of DNA contains:
- the P2RY1 gene encoding P2Y purinoceptor 1 isoform X1, giving the protein MTEALISVVLNLTETHALANNVTSNATNKCSLTKTGFQFYYLPAVYIVVFITGFLGNSVAIWMFVFHMRPWSGISVYMFNLALADFLYVLTLPVLIFYYFNQTDWIFGDFMCKLQRFIFHVNLYGSILFLTCISVHRYTGVVHPLKSLGRLKKKNAVYISALVWFIVVVGISPIFFYSGTEVRKVKTMACYDTTVDNYLRSYFIYSMCTTVFLFCIPFILILGCYGLIVKALIYKDLDNSPLRRKSIYLVIIVLAVFAVSYLPFHVMKNLNLRARLDFQTPEMCAFNNRVYATYQVTRGLASLNSCVDPILYFLAGDTFRRKLSRATRKASRRSELNVQSKKSSHQRLSTVFSYSKRSEMTKPDSRR; this is encoded by the coding sequence ATGACTGAAGCCCTCATTTCGGTTGTCCTGAATTTGACTGAAACCCATGCACTGGCTAACAATGTGACCAGCAATGCCACTAACAAGTGTTCCTTGACCAAAACCGGTTTTCAGTTCTATTACTTGCCGGCTGTCTACATCGTAGTCTTCATCACTGGATTCCTAGGCAACAGCGTGGCCATCTGGATGTTTGTCTTCCACATGAGGCCATGGAGTGGCATCTCAGTTTACATGTTCAACTTGGCCCTAGCAGACTTCTTGTACGTCCTGAcgctccctgtcctaatattctacTACTTCAATCAAACGGACTGGATCTTTGGAGACTTCATGTGCAAGCTGCAGAGATTTATCTTTCATGTCAATCTATATGGAAGCATCTTATTCCTCACATGCATCAGTGTGCACAGATACACTGGTGTGGTGCATCCTTTGAAATCACTGGGGAGActgaaaaaaaagaatgctgttTACATCAGCGCCCTGGTCTGGTTTATCGTGGTGGTGGGAATCTCTCCCATCTTTTTTTATTCTGGGACTGAAGTAAGGAAAGTCAAAACCATGGCGTGCTATGACACAACAGTAGACAATTACCTGCGTAGCTACTTTATTTACAGCATGTGCACCACTGTCTTCTTGTTTTGCATCCCATTCATTCTGATCCTCGGTTGCTATGGATTAATCGTGAAAGCACTGATTTACAAAGATTTAGACAATTCCCCGCTTAGGAGGAAATCAATTTACTTGGTTATTATAGTGTTGGCAGTATTTGCTGTGTCTTATCTTCCTTTCCACGTGATGAAAAACTTGAATCTACGCGCTCGGCTGGATTTTCAGACTCCGGAAATGTGTGCGTTTAACAACAGGGTTTATGCTACCTACCAAGTAACTCGAGGGCTAGCGAGTCTCAACAGCTGCGTGGatcctattttatattttttggcTGGAGATACTTTTCGGAGAAAGCTCTCCAGGGCAACTCGGAAAGCCTCAAGACGGAGTGAGCTCAATGTGCAATCCAAAA
- the P2RY1 gene encoding P2Y purinoceptor 1 isoform X2, with the protein MTEALISVVLNLTETHALANNVTSNATNKCSLTKTGFQFYYLPAVYIVVFITGFLGNSVAIWMFVFHMRPWSGISVYMFNLALADFLYVLTLPVLIFYYFNQTDWIFGDFMCKLQRFIFHVNLYGSILFLTCISVHRYTGVVHPLKSLGRLKKKNAVYISALVWFIVVVGISPIFFYSGTEVRKVKTMACYDTTVDNYLRSYFIYSMCTTVFLFCIPFILILGCYGLIVKALIYKDLDNSPLRRKSIYLVIIVLAVFAVSYLPFHVMKNLNLRARLDFQTPEMCAFNNRVYATYQVTRGLASLNSCVDPILYFLAGDTFRRKLSRATRKASRRSELNVQSKSEDMTLSILSECKQNGDTSL; encoded by the coding sequence ATGACTGAAGCCCTCATTTCGGTTGTCCTGAATTTGACTGAAACCCATGCACTGGCTAACAATGTGACCAGCAATGCCACTAACAAGTGTTCCTTGACCAAAACCGGTTTTCAGTTCTATTACTTGCCGGCTGTCTACATCGTAGTCTTCATCACTGGATTCCTAGGCAACAGCGTGGCCATCTGGATGTTTGTCTTCCACATGAGGCCATGGAGTGGCATCTCAGTTTACATGTTCAACTTGGCCCTAGCAGACTTCTTGTACGTCCTGAcgctccctgtcctaatattctacTACTTCAATCAAACGGACTGGATCTTTGGAGACTTCATGTGCAAGCTGCAGAGATTTATCTTTCATGTCAATCTATATGGAAGCATCTTATTCCTCACATGCATCAGTGTGCACAGATACACTGGTGTGGTGCATCCTTTGAAATCACTGGGGAGActgaaaaaaaagaatgctgttTACATCAGCGCCCTGGTCTGGTTTATCGTGGTGGTGGGAATCTCTCCCATCTTTTTTTATTCTGGGACTGAAGTAAGGAAAGTCAAAACCATGGCGTGCTATGACACAACAGTAGACAATTACCTGCGTAGCTACTTTATTTACAGCATGTGCACCACTGTCTTCTTGTTTTGCATCCCATTCATTCTGATCCTCGGTTGCTATGGATTAATCGTGAAAGCACTGATTTACAAAGATTTAGACAATTCCCCGCTTAGGAGGAAATCAATTTACTTGGTTATTATAGTGTTGGCAGTATTTGCTGTGTCTTATCTTCCTTTCCACGTGATGAAAAACTTGAATCTACGCGCTCGGCTGGATTTTCAGACTCCGGAAATGTGTGCGTTTAACAACAGGGTTTATGCTACCTACCAAGTAACTCGAGGGCTAGCGAGTCTCAACAGCTGCGTGGatcctattttatattttttggcTGGAGATACTTTTCGGAGAAAGCTCTCCAGGGCAACTCGGAAAGCCTCAAGACGGAGTGAGCTCAATGTGCAATCCAAAAGTGAGGATATGACTCTGAGTATTTTATCTGAGTgcaaacaaaatggagacacaagcTTATGA